A portion of the Arcobacter sp. F155 genome contains these proteins:
- a CDS encoding methyl-accepting chemotaxis protein: MLNKGSKKGSFGNKLLLQVLGTTILVFAITIFFIAKYSYETAQSSAKEYVKEMSSNFAGKVEGEVNLSVKIVQALRSKFQEAINHDKKLHEKETIAMLSSILSENEQLLGIWWGMKDKTVLFNPKQEGVDAPESWYTKDGEFSPYVTRAKGKVVLQQSADYNEENGWIKGPKEAGKLFITKPYLYPIDGKKVLMSTIGIPLYKDGNYVGVIGAEIALDTFVKLSSSKKVYETGYTFLLDHYGIVLGHPNKEFLGKEILEVTKNDTEYKTLLSKSNKGEDSSFDKVSVNTGKESYYYAKAFEIGNTGYHWTFVILAPKDEYLALAIFLRNFSIIAALFGLLIIAAVIYLSIRKLKSNLNLISSGLKSFFNYLNKESSSTKEIDLISNDEFGQMALDINTNIEKVKKGIDEDNKLISDVKSIVNKVSDGHLEDRINSSTSNDSLNELKSLLNDMLNNLEGLVGKDLNKISDVLAKYTQRDFTAKLNEEESGKIGKELIEMNRMIISMLQDSQRDGISLQASSNELTASVQTLSSNATSQAASLEETAASIDEITSNIESTSQKAQEMLKISNDTKNSANQGKELASNTVHSMDEINETVHTINEAITVIDQIAFQTNILSLNAAVEAATAGEAGRGFAVVAQEVRNLASRSAEAAKEIKDLVESATTRATNGKEISSKMIEGFNQLEEKITHTNALIDDVSNAAKEQTIGMSQIADAMGQLDKFTQENASIADTTNSIAKETNSIAQEVVNSVSKNNFEGKKFS, translated from the coding sequence ATGTTAAATAAAGGTTCAAAAAAAGGAAGCTTTGGAAATAAGCTTTTATTACAAGTTTTAGGTACTACAATCCTAGTTTTTGCAATTACTATCTTCTTTATTGCTAAATATTCATATGAAACTGCCCAATCAAGTGCAAAAGAGTATGTAAAAGAGATGTCGAGTAATTTTGCAGGAAAAGTTGAAGGAGAAGTAAATCTATCAGTTAAAATTGTTCAAGCACTAAGATCTAAATTTCAAGAAGCAATTAATCATGATAAAAAACTTCATGAAAAAGAGACTATTGCAATGCTTAGCTCAATTTTAAGTGAAAATGAGCAACTTCTTGGTATTTGGTGGGGGATGAAAGATAAAACAGTTCTTTTTAACCCTAAACAAGAAGGAGTAGATGCTCCTGAATCTTGGTATACAAAAGATGGAGAGTTTTCTCCTTATGTTACAAGAGCAAAAGGGAAAGTTGTTCTTCAACAATCAGCAGATTACAATGAAGAGAATGGTTGGATAAAAGGACCCAAAGAAGCAGGTAAGCTATTTATAACAAAACCCTATCTTTATCCTATTGATGGTAAAAAAGTATTAATGTCAACAATTGGGATTCCTCTTTATAAAGATGGAAATTATGTTGGAGTTATTGGAGCAGAAATTGCTCTAGATACTTTCGTAAAACTTTCTTCTTCTAAAAAAGTTTATGAAACAGGTTATACTTTCTTACTAGATCACTATGGAATTGTATTAGGACATCCAAATAAAGAATTTTTAGGAAAAGAGATACTTGAAGTTACTAAGAATGATACTGAATATAAAACTCTTCTTTCTAAATCAAACAAGGGTGAAGATAGTTCTTTCGATAAGGTGTCTGTAAATACGGGAAAAGAGTCTTACTATTATGCAAAAGCCTTTGAAATAGGAAATACAGGATATCATTGGACTTTTGTTATATTAGCTCCTAAAGATGAATATCTAGCTTTAGCTATCTTCTTAAGAAACTTTTCTATTATTGCAGCCTTATTTGGTTTATTAATTATTGCAGCTGTTATTTACTTAAGTATTAGAAAATTAAAATCAAATCTAAACCTTATTAGTTCAGGGTTAAAATCATTTTTTAACTACTTAAATAAAGAGAGTTCTTCTACTAAAGAGATTGATTTAATTTCAAATGATGAATTTGGGCAAATGGCTCTAGATATTAATACCAATATAGAGAAAGTAAAAAAAGGTATTGATGAAGATAACAAACTAATATCTGATGTAAAATCAATTGTAAATAAAGTAAGTGATGGACACTTAGAAGATAGAATTAATTCTTCTACTTCTAATGACTCATTAAATGAATTAAAATCACTACTAAATGATATGCTTAATAATCTTGAAGGTTTAGTAGGTAAAGACTTAAATAAAATTAGTGATGTTTTAGCTAAATATACGCAAAGAGATTTTACTGCGAAACTAAATGAAGAAGAGTCTGGAAAAATTGGTAAAGAGCTTATTGAGATGAATAGAATGATTATATCTATGCTTCAAGATAGTCAAAGAGACGGTATTTCTTTACAAGCTAGCTCTAATGAATTAACAGCAAGTGTTCAAACATTAAGTAGTAATGCAACATCACAAGCTGCAAGTTTAGAAGAGACTGCTGCTTCTATTGACGAAATTACAAGTAACATTGAAAGTACAAGTCAAAAAGCACAAGAGATGCTAAAAATCTCAAATGATACTAAAAATTCTGCAAATCAAGGTAAGGAGTTAGCATCAAATACTGTTCATTCAATGGATGAAATAAATGAGACGGTACATACTATTAATGAAGCAATTACAGTTATTGACCAAATTGCCTTCCAAACAAATATTCTTTCACTAAATGCAGCTGTAGAAGCAGCTACTGCTGGTGAAGCAGGAAGAGGATTTGCCGTTGTTGCACAAGAAGTTAGAAATCTAGCCTCTAGGTCTGCTGAAGCAGCAAAAGAGATAAAAGACCTAGTTGAGTCTGCAACTACAAGAGCTACAAATGGTAAAGAAATCAGTAGTAAGATGATTGAAGGATTTAATCAATTAGAAGAAAAGATTACACATACAAATGCTTTAATCGATGATGTATCAAATGCAGCAAAAGAACAAACAATAGGAATGTCACAAATTGCTGATGCAATGGGACAGCTTGATAAGTTTACACAAGAAAATGCATCAATTGCAGATACAACAAATAGCATTGCTAAAGAAACAAATAGTATTGCACAAGAAGTAGTAAATAGTGTAAGTAAAAATAATTTTGAAGGGAAAAAGTTTAGTTAG
- a CDS encoding CoA ester lyase has protein sequence MTHPNEALFESGKSLPIIPTCEHFAGSEKLIKKGFDMQRKLGPVFDITCDCEDGAETGKEVEHAEMIVRVVNSEDNPYAMAGTRIHDFSHPDWRQDVDILVPGAGEKLAYITLPKSTSYEDVKTQVEYIQEVAKKAGISREIPIHILIETHGALQDVEKIATLPWLQVLDFGLMDFVSGYQGAIPAINMRSPGQFDHRLIGAAKARVAQAAIQNHVIPCHNVTLDLKNPYQTYKDAERARNEFGFMRMWSIYPTQVQAIVDAMKPDFTELEAAQNILLAAQDAEWGPIQYDGELHDRATYRYFWELVQRAKYSGAKLLDDVEKRFFS, from the coding sequence ATGACACACCCTAATGAAGCACTATTTGAATCTGGAAAATCTTTACCGATTATTCCTACTTGTGAGCACTTTGCAGGAAGCGAAAAGCTAATCAAAAAAGGTTTTGATATGCAAAGAAAACTTGGACCTGTTTTTGATATCACTTGTGATTGTGAAGATGGAGCTGAGACTGGTAAAGAAGTTGAGCATGCAGAAATGATTGTTAGAGTTGTTAACTCTGAAGACAACCCATATGCAATGGCTGGAACTAGAATCCACGATTTCTCTCATCCAGATTGGAGACAAGATGTTGATATTCTTGTACCAGGTGCTGGTGAAAAATTAGCATATATTACATTACCAAAATCAACTTCTTATGAAGATGTAAAAACTCAAGTTGAGTATATTCAAGAAGTAGCTAAAAAAGCTGGTATTTCAAGAGAGATTCCAATTCATATCTTAATTGAAACTCATGGTGCTTTACAAGATGTAGAAAAAATTGCTACATTACCATGGCTACAAGTATTAGACTTTGGTTTAATGGACTTTGTATCAGGATACCAAGGTGCTATTCCTGCAATTAACATGAGAAGCCCAGGTCAATTTGACCATAGATTAATTGGAGCTGCTAAAGCAAGAGTTGCACAAGCTGCTATCCAAAACCATGTTATTCCTTGTCATAACGTAACATTAGACCTTAAAAACCCATATCAAACTTATAAAGATGCTGAAAGAGCTAGAAACGAGTTTGGATTCATGAGAATGTGGTCAATTTACCCAACACAAGTACAAGCTATCGTTGATGCAATGAAACCAGACTTTACTGAGTTAGAAGCTGCACAAAACATTTTATTAGCTGCACAAGATGCTGAGTGGGGACCAATCCAATATGATGGTGAGTTACACGATAGAGCAACATATAGATACTTCTGGGAATTAGTACAAAGAGCTAAGTACTCTGGTGCTAAATTACTAGATGACGTTGAGAAAAGATTCTTTTCTTAA
- a CDS encoding flavin reductase family protein — translation MIIDYKDVNDLNRYKIMSDTVVPRPIAWIVTEDEGVVNAAPFSYFIPISSNPATLIVAIGQKEEGVPKDSLANILKHKKATICFVNKDNVDKVKLSANMLDKDQSEVSEYEIDVEKPLEDFPPMISSTQTALFCELYDVVKLPGKTTPLILEIKKQYIEDDRINEKFHVNVENVGRSGIFFKAMVDL, via the coding sequence ATGATAATTGATTATAAAGATGTGAATGATTTAAATAGGTATAAAATCATGTCAGATACTGTTGTTCCAAGACCAATTGCTTGGATAGTTACAGAGGATGAAGGAGTTGTAAATGCAGCACCATTTTCATATTTTATACCAATTTCAAGTAATCCAGCAACACTTATAGTTGCCATTGGACAAAAAGAAGAGGGCGTTCCTAAAGATAGCTTAGCAAATATTTTAAAACATAAAAAAGCAACTATCTGTTTTGTAAACAAAGATAATGTAGATAAAGTAAAACTTAGTGCTAATATGTTAGATAAAGACCAAAGTGAGGTTAGTGAGTATGAAATTGATGTTGAGAAACCATTAGAGGATTTCCCACCAATGATAAGCTCAACTCAAACAGCACTTTTCTGTGAGCTTTATGATGTAGTTAAACTACCTGGTAAAACTACTCCTTTAATCTTAGAGATTAAAAAGCAGTATATAGAAGATGATAGAATAAATGAAAAGTTCCATGTAAATGTAGAAAATGTAGGAAGAAGTGGAATTTTCTTTAAAGCTATGGTTGACTTATAA
- a CDS encoding DUF5718 family protein: MNKNQANLEELKDYLGFGVAGNFANHLGEAGEADEFSVIETKEKDAPKGLFPFYIPNHDSFLGEYPISTDVINHNDIEHLQVEAEVALLCDFVYENDKLVDIKPKLFGAFNDCSNRIQDGNKLSTKKNWGANSKGIADDLIEVDNFDEDGILSKYHIASFIRRDGILRDYGTVSAVKSYSYFFNQLKDWMIDKFNTQEDMGPLEELKPFIKDINNYKGLLIAAGATAYSDFGKTHFLEKGDEIFVYVYDAHFHSFEDIIQDMSGMDLHLSKCSKLHQIVE; encoded by the coding sequence ATGAATAAAAACCAAGCAAATTTAGAAGAGTTAAAAGATTATTTAGGGTTTGGTGTTGCAGGAAACTTTGCAAACCACTTAGGTGAAGCTGGTGAGGCAGATGAATTTTCTGTTATTGAAACAAAAGAGAAAGATGCTCCAAAAGGACTTTTTCCTTTTTATATTCCAAATCATGATAGCTTTTTAGGAGAATATCCGATTAGTACGGATGTTATTAACCACAACGATATTGAACATTTACAAGTTGAAGCTGAAGTAGCCTTACTTTGTGATTTTGTATATGAAAATGATAAGTTAGTAGATATTAAACCAAAGCTTTTTGGTGCATTTAATGACTGTTCAAATAGAATTCAAGATGGAAACAAACTTAGTACAAAGAAAAACTGGGGAGCAAACTCTAAAGGTATTGCCGATGATTTAATCGAAGTTGATAACTTTGATGAAGATGGTATTTTAAGTAAATATCATATTGCTTCTTTTATTAGAAGAGATGGTATCTTAAGAGACTATGGTACAGTTAGTGCTGTTAAATCATACTCATACTTCTTTAATCAGTTAAAAGACTGGATGATTGATAAATTCAATACTCAAGAAGATATGGGACCATTAGAAGAGTTAAAACCATTTATTAAAGATATAAACAACTACAAAGGTCTTTTAATAGCTGCTGGTGCAACAGCATATTCAGACTTTGGTAAAACTCACTTCTTAGAAAAAGGTGATGAGATATTTGTTTATGTTTATGATGCACACTTCCATTCATTTGAAGATATCATTCAAGATATGTCAGGAATGGACTTACACCTTTCAAAATGTAGTAAGTTACATCAAATAGTTGAATAA
- a CDS encoding MaoC family dehydratase, with protein sequence MSNKINMGNFFEDFSIGQKIVHPLPRTVSEGDVSLYIAFTGSRFALHSSDVVAQEMGYEKRPIDDTLNFHLTFGKSVQDISLNAIANLGYAEISFPNPVYIGDTVSMTSTVIGLKENSNGKSGVVYVHSIGVNQKGEEVLNFKRWVMVHKKDKTTTTGIKEIPEFKESTPILDEINIPQIKCVDTNASGGNFFFEDYEKGERLNHPEGITVDNSDHTLATKLYQNNAKVHFNDHMMKSTPMGERLMYGGIVISMARAISFNGLQNAQWMYAINSGAHANPTYAGDTIYAYTEVIDTIDHKRDDIGLLRLRTIAVKNQKPEEIESPKGEDGKYLKNVVLDLDYTVVIPKKKTKK encoded by the coding sequence GTGTCTAATAAGATAAATATGGGAAACTTTTTTGAAGATTTTTCTATAGGACAAAAAATAGTACACCCTCTTCCTAGAACAGTAAGTGAAGGAGATGTATCTTTATACATCGCATTCACTGGTTCTAGATTTGCTTTACACTCTTCAGATGTAGTAGCACAAGAGATGGGATATGAAAAGAGACCTATCGATGATACTTTAAACTTTCACTTGACTTTTGGTAAGTCAGTGCAAGATATTTCATTAAATGCTATTGCTAACTTAGGTTATGCAGAGATTTCATTTCCAAACCCAGTTTACATTGGAGATACAGTTTCAATGACTTCAACGGTTATTGGATTAAAAGAGAACTCAAATGGAAAGTCTGGAGTTGTATATGTTCACTCTATTGGTGTAAACCAAAAAGGTGAAGAAGTACTTAACTTCAAAAGATGGGTTATGGTTCATAAAAAGGACAAGACTACAACTACTGGTATCAAAGAGATTCCAGAGTTTAAAGAGTCAACTCCTATTTTGGATGAAATCAATATTCCTCAAATCAAATGTGTTGATACTAACGCATCTGGTGGAAACTTCTTCTTTGAAGATTATGAAAAAGGTGAAAGACTAAATCACCCAGAAGGTATTACAGTTGATAATAGTGACCATACTTTAGCAACTAAGTTATACCAAAACAATGCGAAGGTTCACTTCAACGACCATATGATGAAATCTACTCCTATGGGAGAGAGATTAATGTATGGTGGAATTGTTATCTCTATGGCTAGAGCAATTTCATTTAATGGTTTACAAAATGCACAATGGATGTATGCTATTAACTCTGGAGCTCATGCTAACCCAACATATGCAGGAGATACTATCTATGCATATACGGAAGTGATTGATACTATTGATCATAAAAGAGATGATATTGGTTTATTAAGATTAAGAACAATTGCTGTTAAAAATCAAAAACCTGAAGAGATTGAATCACCAAAAGGTGAAGATGGTAAGTACTTAAAAAATGTAGTACTTGATTTAGATTACACTGTTGTAATCCCAAAGAAAAAAACAAAAAAATAA
- a CDS encoding aldolase/citrate lyase family protein, whose amino-acid sequence MSSTIEIEVPEFLNIGVACTSAHLGTKNENNTAMIIEDDKLGTDEITYKDLSEKSDQVCNFLTSIGIGARDRVLVCLKNSLAYPISFFGAIKAGIIAVPTSTLLSGSEVKYLAEDSQASAIVLSASMYENLVPYLENCDNLKTIIVAATDSVEDLKKPKGINVYALNEILKNTDKTPNHYNSKAGEPAYLVYTSGTTGFPKGVLHSHRSLVGRTPATEYWFNFKENDRIMHSGKFNWTYVLGSALMDPLFNGHTVIAYEGANDAGTWVDLIKKHNCTIFIGVPTIYRQIIQKTDFTIEDCPSLRYCMSAGEHLSTEMIELWRDRFKQDIFEAIGMSECSYYISHSVNNPIRPGSAGFVQPGHTVKLLDPDTLEEVGVEEEGMICIGIDDPGLFLEYWQLEDETSKAKHDGYFFTGDYAKRDKDGYIWFIGRKDDIINTFGFRVSPHEVERVVKTHPLVADCVAFGFDLAKDKTLVAIAVIGHEELTEAQQEEVLKFSQDNLAKYKAPKKIFAMADYPRTKNGKVLRKQLVKNLHELENAHARGEEVIEYKARRSMLFVPSYNKHNVEKAKSVLADSVIFDLEAILHEQREVGREVVRDVYKNQGCKFGESERILRINNLGSEDLQKDLELAKEIELDALLFSKIDTKEDVLEAVKLIDEVNPELTLMIMIETPLSVLNIQEICAASPRVEVVVVGSNKLANRLHIDIKKGSKAMFNYLSQIALAAKAYGKTVIDGPHFDVHDEFACEDSTKDAFNLGFDGKSLIHPVQIEYINDIFTPKQKEVEDYEAMINEYEEAKKQGKEVIMHNNKLVDGSRIKWARKMITLYETYKSLGQNLFGK is encoded by the coding sequence ATGAGTTCAACTATTGAAATCGAAGTACCAGAATTTTTAAATATTGGTGTTGCTTGTACATCTGCACACCTTGGTACAAAGAATGAAAATAATACAGCAATGATTATCGAAGATGATAAATTAGGGACTGATGAGATAACTTATAAAGATTTATCAGAAAAATCTGACCAAGTTTGTAACTTCCTTACATCTATTGGAATTGGTGCAAGAGATAGAGTTTTAGTTTGTTTAAAAAACTCTTTAGCATACCCAATTTCATTTTTTGGAGCAATTAAAGCAGGTATTATCGCTGTACCTACATCTACACTTTTAAGTGGTTCAGAAGTTAAATATTTAGCAGAAGATTCACAAGCAAGTGCAATTGTATTATCAGCTTCTATGTATGAGAACCTTGTTCCATATTTAGAAAACTGTGATAACTTAAAAACAATTATCGTTGCTGCAACTGATAGTGTTGAAGATTTAAAAAAGCCTAAGGGAATTAATGTTTACGCGTTAAATGAAATCTTAAAAAATACAGATAAAACGCCTAATCACTATAACTCAAAAGCTGGTGAGCCTGCATATTTAGTATATACATCTGGAACAACTGGTTTCCCTAAAGGTGTTTTACACTCACATAGATCATTAGTTGGAAGAACTCCTGCTACTGAATATTGGTTTAACTTTAAAGAGAATGATAGAATCATGCACTCTGGTAAGTTCAACTGGACATATGTATTAGGTTCAGCATTAATGGATCCATTATTTAATGGACACACTGTTATTGCATATGAAGGTGCAAATGACGCTGGAACGTGGGTTGATTTAATCAAAAAACACAATTGTACTATTTTCATTGGTGTTCCAACGATTTATAGACAAATCATTCAAAAGACTGACTTCACAATTGAAGATTGTCCATCATTAAGATATTGTATGTCTGCTGGTGAGCACCTTTCAACTGAGATGATTGAGTTATGGAGAGATAGATTTAAACAAGATATCTTTGAAGCAATTGGTATGTCTGAGTGTTCATACTATATTTCTCACTCTGTAAATAATCCAATTAGACCAGGGTCTGCTGGATTTGTTCAACCAGGTCACACAGTTAAATTACTTGACCCAGATACACTAGAAGAAGTTGGTGTTGAAGAAGAAGGTATGATTTGTATCGGTATTGATGATCCAGGTCTATTCTTAGAGTACTGGCAACTTGAAGATGAAACATCTAAAGCTAAGCATGATGGATACTTCTTTACAGGAGATTATGCAAAAAGAGATAAAGATGGTTATATCTGGTTCATTGGTAGAAAAGATGATATTATCAACACATTTGGATTTAGAGTATCTCCACACGAAGTTGAAAGAGTTGTAAAAACTCATCCTTTAGTAGCAGATTGTGTAGCATTTGGATTTGACTTAGCTAAAGATAAAACATTAGTGGCGATTGCTGTAATTGGACATGAAGAATTAACTGAAGCTCAACAAGAAGAGGTTCTTAAATTCTCTCAAGATAATCTTGCTAAATACAAAGCACCAAAGAAAATCTTTGCAATGGCTGATTATCCAAGAACTAAGAATGGTAAAGTTCTTAGAAAACAACTTGTAAAAAATCTACATGAGCTTGAAAATGCACATGCAAGAGGTGAAGAAGTAATTGAATATAAAGCTAGAAGATCTATGTTATTCGTACCGTCATACAATAAACATAACGTAGAAAAAGCTAAATCTGTACTTGCAGACAGCGTTATATTCGACCTTGAAGCTATCTTACATGAGCAAAGAGAAGTTGGTAGAGAAGTTGTTAGAGATGTTTATAAAAACCAAGGTTGTAAGTTCGGTGAGTCTGAAAGAATCCTAAGAATCAATAACCTAGGAAGTGAAGATTTACAAAAAGATTTAGAATTAGCAAAAGAGATTGAGCTTGATGCTTTACTATTCTCTAAAATTGATACTAAAGAAGATGTACTAGAAGCAGTTAAATTAATTGATGAAGTTAACCCTGAGTTAACATTAATGATTATGATTGAAACTCCACTATCTGTACTAAATATCCAAGAGATTTGTGCAGCAAGTCCAAGAGTTGAAGTTGTAGTTGTTGGTTCAAATAAGTTAGCTAACAGACTTCATATTGATATCAAAAAAGGTTCAAAAGCAATGTTTAACTACCTATCGCAAATTGCACTTGCTGCAAAAGCATATGGTAAAACTGTTATTGATGGACCACACTTTGATGTTCATGATGAGTTTGCTTGTGAAGATTCAACTAAAGATGCGTTTAACTTAGGATTTGATGGTAAATCACTGATTCACCCAGTTCAAATTGAGTATATCAATGATATCTTTACTCCTAAACAAAAAGAAGTTGAAGATTATGAAGCAATGATTAATGAATACGAAGAAGCTAAAAAACAAGGTAAAGAAGTAATTATGCATAACAACAAGCTTGTTGATGGTTCTAGAATTAAATGGGCTAGAAAAATGATTACTCTTTATGAGACATATAAATCATTAGGTCAAAACCTATTTGGTAAATAA
- a CDS encoding M20/M25/M40 family metallo-hydrolase, translated as MNNVIDIFKEITALNRCSGNYDDFISYIKEFSSKYNYECLVDNYNNILCKKQDSKATLCIQNHYDIVCLIDNNIPKIIEEDGFFKAENSTLGADNGIGCSYMLSLMSQDYDCEFLFTSDEEIGLIGANNLEHKLNAKYMLNIDSEEEGEICIGCAGGVDIFGKTSNKEIIKNSDNYELYEVKVSNLPGGHSGVNIHENRPNAIKLFGELVKENSGLLLDINAGERINSIPVNVKAIVALKSYPKNFNEDFVCIEKIDTKSEHFNIWSSDITTFIYTFANGVRAYDENLNVVLDSINLAKITTNINSIDVELSARSMDNKNLETIKKETTALLENFGFEVKTDGKYPAWKPDINEFTNEVLDIYKTYDSSASLEAIHAGLECAIFKDKFPHMKLASIGPNIFNPHSNKESVEISSIEKLGKIVKEIADKF; from the coding sequence ATGAATAATGTAATAGATATTTTTAAAGAGATAACAGCCTTAAATAGATGTAGTGGAAATTATGATGATTTTATCTCTTATATTAAGGAGTTTTCTTCTAAGTATAATTATGAATGTTTAGTAGATAATTACAATAATATTTTATGTAAAAAACAAGATTCAAAAGCAACTTTATGTATTCAAAATCACTATGATATTGTTTGTCTAATTGACAATAATATTCCAAAAATTATTGAAGAAGATGGATTTTTTAAAGCAGAGAATTCTACACTTGGTGCAGACAATGGAATTGGATGTTCATACATGTTAAGTCTTATGTCACAAGATTATGATTGTGAGTTTTTATTTACAAGTGATGAAGAGATTGGACTTATTGGAGCTAACAATTTAGAGCATAAATTAAACGCAAAATATATGTTAAATATTGATAGTGAAGAAGAAGGTGAAATCTGTATTGGATGTGCAGGTGGAGTTGATATTTTTGGAAAAACTTCTAACAAAGAAATCATAAAAAATAGTGATAATTATGAACTATATGAAGTGAAAGTTTCAAATCTTCCAGGTGGTCATAGTGGAGTAAATATCCATGAAAATAGACCAAATGCAATTAAACTATTTGGAGAACTTGTAAAAGAAAATAGTGGTTTATTATTAGACATAAATGCAGGTGAGAGAATAAATTCAATCCCTGTAAATGTAAAGGCAATAGTAGCCCTTAAGTCTTATCCAAAAAATTTTAATGAAGATTTTGTGTGTATAGAGAAAATAGATACTAAAAGTGAACACTTTAATATTTGGAGTAGTGATATTACTACTTTCATTTATACATTTGCAAATGGAGTTAGAGCTTATGATGAAAATTTAAATGTAGTTTTAGACTCAATAAATCTAGCAAAAATCACTACAAATATTAATTCTATTGATGTAGAACTAAGTGCAAGATCAATGGATAATAAAAACTTGGAAACTATAAAAAAAGAGACAACAGCCCTACTTGAAAACTTTGGATTTGAAGTTAAAACTGATGGAAAATATCCAGCATGGAAACCTGATATAAATGAGTTCACAAATGAGGTTTTAGATATTTATAAAACTTATGATTCTTCTGCTTCACTTGAAGCAATTCATGCAGGTCTAGAGTGTGCTATTTTTAAAGATAAATTTCCTCATATGAAACTAGCTTCTATTGGTCCAAATATTTTTAATCCACATTCAAATAAAGAGTCTGTAGAAATTAGTTCAATAGAAAAACTAGGAAAAATTGTTAAAGAAATAGCTGATAAATTTTAA